One Streptomyces lincolnensis genomic region harbors:
- a CDS encoding BRO family protein, with product MYEQNNKEQQQDAIDINDFVYAATGARMRRLTMPDGTHWFPVADVLKELGYSNPRKTLADHVPAEHREILETVTGGHGLGIPAGREWRRDMNLVDLQGLIRLVNGCTKPSAQPFKAWASEVIATVQRDGSYSLEPSPAQIPGTGAPAYVMPQQVADAIVRLEQRNLEADEMQSALAGERNDLLRQISGSLKDIAESLRPRPENRPASKLTPQELLASWKEKNLVVTEDVHAVAAYLAPTLLNGGAHHTVTEIAHRTGLPRERVHDCLRMLLRRGCMRQAGCTPDGAPVYVLP from the coding sequence ATGTACGAGCAGAACAACAAGGAACAGCAGCAGGACGCGATCGACATCAATGACTTCGTGTACGCGGCCACGGGGGCGCGGATGCGGAGGCTGACGATGCCGGACGGGACGCACTGGTTCCCCGTCGCGGATGTACTCAAGGAACTGGGGTACAGCAACCCCCGGAAGACTCTGGCGGACCATGTCCCCGCAGAGCACCGAGAGATTCTCGAGACCGTAACTGGAGGGCACGGTCTCGGCATTCCCGCAGGTCGGGAGTGGCGCCGAGACATGAATCTCGTGGACCTCCAGGGTCTGATCCGGTTGGTCAACGGCTGCACCAAACCATCGGCTCAGCCCTTCAAGGCCTGGGCCTCCGAAGTCATCGCCACCGTCCAGCGCGACGGTTCCTACTCCCTGGAACCGTCCCCCGCGCAGATCCCCGGCACCGGCGCCCCCGCCTACGTCATGCCCCAACAGGTCGCCGACGCCATCGTCCGTCTCGAACAGCGCAACCTTGAGGCGGACGAGATGCAGTCGGCTCTCGCAGGAGAGCGCAATGACCTGCTACGGCAGATCAGCGGCAGCCTGAAGGACATCGCCGAGTCCCTTAGGCCCCGTCCGGAGAACCGGCCGGCCTCGAAGTTGACACCTCAGGAACTTCTCGCGTCCTGGAAGGAGAAGAACCTCGTCGTCACCGAGGACGTCCACGCGGTCGCCGCCTACCTGGCCCCGACTCTGCTCAACGGCGGCGCCCACCACACCGTGACGGAGATCGCCCACCGCACCGGCCTGCCGCGCGAGCGGGTCCACGACTGCCTGCGCATGCTGCTCAGAAGGGGCTGCATGCGCCAGGCGGGATGCACCCCCGACGGCGCACCGGTCTACGTCCTGCCGTAG
- a CDS encoding ATP-binding SpoIIE family protein phosphatase → MRTGEPLPAVGQVLAALATGLWRWDNDAELVMLDAEAARLMGLPAEQVTLTEAQARARFHPVDWNEIDGIVHLAVAEGTLAEARLRVMDERGRVIRTVRSRSKPVVDPASGMYALFGTLQEVTEPSPGSAARTPVTGDWRRSREAFLLDAGRALAEARSTAEVLRVAAGLSMPGFSPDGLAVFGLAGDRLTIIGQHGHRHGDEGPFSHMALDTDYPAAEVVRTGRAVYLSSPEEYKSRYPATWPLAQDFGRQSWAFLPLIVAGRTLGAWMAAFTYPVAFTPDERSVLTTVARMLAQALSRAGVTESERELTDGLQRSMLPKLGPRIPGMSVAARYVPTGGGLQVGGDWYDMIPLPNGRFALVIGDVQGHDVRAAGLMGQLRIALRAYASEGHRPDAVLSRASRFLHGMTDGYREGEGGGGTSGGGSGAGAGAGVGSGAGVGVGAGVGVGARDDLLADLRFATCLYIEADPTTGILDVARAGHPDPAIRMADGTVLNRPTAGGLPLGIDPDADYPTTRITLEPGETLLLCTDGLIETGGHDIETGWKRIRSILEDHQGDLEELADALVQAVHGPSSHHTTGPLVDRREDDIAVLLLCREGDGCGCGEPVTVRPTVRRTMLSVAQAEPERVAVARQQLRELLHDWASADQVDSAVLLLSETLTNVLVHTDTDALLLAEVRGGPGDRRMRVEVTDTSDDLPHKRRPGELASSGRGLMLIELLADAWGVDPRGEGKSIWFELYESTADPSDLSLPE, encoded by the coding sequence ATGCGCACTGGTGAGCCCCTGCCCGCCGTGGGGCAGGTACTCGCCGCCCTCGCGACCGGTCTGTGGCGCTGGGACAACGACGCGGAACTCGTCATGCTGGACGCCGAGGCCGCGCGGCTCATGGGGCTGCCCGCCGAGCAGGTCACCCTGACCGAGGCCCAGGCCCGCGCCCGTTTCCACCCCGTCGACTGGAACGAGATCGACGGCATCGTCCATCTCGCCGTCGCCGAGGGCACCCTCGCCGAGGCCCGGCTGCGGGTCATGGACGAACGGGGCCGGGTGATCCGCACCGTCCGCAGCCGCTCCAAGCCGGTCGTCGACCCGGCCAGCGGGATGTACGCCCTGTTCGGCACCCTCCAGGAGGTCACCGAACCCTCCCCGGGCAGCGCGGCCCGCACCCCGGTCACCGGTGACTGGCGCCGCTCCCGCGAGGCGTTCCTGCTGGACGCGGGGCGCGCCCTGGCCGAGGCCCGCTCCACGGCCGAGGTGCTGCGGGTCGCCGCCGGCCTGTCCATGCCCGGGTTCTCGCCGGACGGCCTGGCCGTCTTCGGCCTGGCGGGGGACCGTCTGACGATCATCGGCCAGCACGGACACCGGCACGGCGACGAGGGCCCCTTCTCCCACATGGCCCTGGACACGGACTACCCGGCCGCCGAGGTCGTCCGCACCGGCCGCGCCGTCTATCTCTCCTCCCCCGAGGAGTACAAGTCCCGCTACCCGGCGACCTGGCCCCTCGCGCAGGACTTCGGCCGGCAGTCCTGGGCGTTCCTGCCCCTGATCGTGGCCGGCCGCACCCTGGGCGCCTGGATGGCGGCCTTCACCTACCCGGTGGCCTTCACCCCCGACGAGCGTTCCGTCCTGACCACCGTCGCCCGGATGCTCGCGCAGGCCCTGTCCCGCGCGGGCGTCACCGAGTCGGAACGGGAGCTGACCGACGGCCTCCAGCGCTCCATGCTCCCCAAGCTCGGCCCTCGCATACCCGGCATGAGCGTGGCCGCCCGCTATGTCCCCACCGGCGGCGGCCTCCAGGTCGGCGGCGACTGGTACGACATGATCCCGCTGCCCAACGGCCGCTTCGCCCTGGTCATCGGCGACGTCCAGGGCCACGACGTCCGGGCGGCCGGTCTGATGGGCCAGCTCCGCATCGCCCTGCGCGCCTACGCCTCGGAGGGCCACCGGCCCGACGCGGTCCTCTCCCGGGCCTCCCGCTTCCTGCACGGGATGACGGACGGCTACCGGGAGGGGGAGGGCGGTGGGGGGACGTCGGGGGGCGGAAGCGGGGCGGGTGCCGGTGCTGGTGTCGGATCTGGTGCCGGTGTTGGTGTTGGAGCCGGTGTTGGTGTCGGCGCCAGGGACGACCTCCTCGCCGACCTCCGCTTCGCGACCTGCCTCTACATCGAGGCCGACCCCACGACCGGCATCCTGGACGTCGCCCGCGCCGGCCACCCCGACCCGGCGATCCGGATGGCGGACGGCACGGTCCTGAACCGTCCGACGGCCGGCGGCCTGCCCCTCGGCATCGACCCGGACGCCGACTACCCCACCACCCGGATCACCCTCGAACCCGGCGAAACGCTCCTCCTGTGCACCGACGGTCTGATCGAGACCGGCGGCCACGACATCGAGACCGGCTGGAAGCGCATCCGCTCGATCCTCGAAGACCACCAGGGCGACCTGGAGGAACTGGCCGACGCCCTGGTCCAGGCCGTGCACGGCCCCTCCTCCCACCACACCACCGGCCCGCTCGTGGACCGTCGCGAGGACGACATAGCCGTCCTGCTGCTGTGCCGGGAGGGGGACGGCTGCGGTTGCGGCGAGCCGGTGACGGTCCGCCCGACCGTCCGCCGCACGATGCTCTCGGTCGCCCAGGCCGAGCCGGAGCGGGTGGCGGTGGCCCGCCAGCAACTGCGCGAGCTGCTGCACGACTGGGCCTCGGCGGACCAGGTCGACTCCGCGGTCCTCCTCCTGTCCGAGACGCTCACCAACGTCCTCGTCCACACCGACACCGACGCCCTCCTCCTGGCCGAGGTACGGGGCGGCCCTGGCGACCGCCGTATGCGAGTGGAGGTCACCGACACCAGCGACGACCTCCCCCACAAACGCAGACCCGGCGAACTGGCCTCCTCCGGGCGCGGCCTGATGCTCATCGAACTCCTCGCGGACGCGTGGGGCGTGGACCCCCGCGGCGAGGGCAAGAGCATCTGGTTCGAGCTCTACGAGTCGACGGCGGACCCTTCGGACCTGTCCCTGCCGGAGTAA
- the aspS gene encoding aspartate--tRNA ligase, giving the protein MHRYRSHTCGELRASDVGTDVRLSGWLHNRRDLGGILFIDLRDHYGITQLVARPGTPAYEALDKLTKESTVRVDGKVVSRGTENVNPDLPTGEVEVEVGEVELLGAAAPLPFTINTEDGVNEERRLEYRFLDLRRERMHRNIMLRTAVISAIRHKMVALGFNEMATPILTATSPEGARDFVVPSRLHAGRFYALPQAPQQFKQLLMISGFDRYFQIAPCFRDEDARADRSPGEFYQLDVEMSFVEQEDVFQPIEKLMTELFTEFGGGREVTSPFPRIPFREAMLKYGSDKPDLRAQLELVDITDIFEGSEFKAFAGKHVRALPVPDVSGQPRKFFDQLGEYAVEQGAKGLAWVRVAEDGSLTGPIAKFLTEENVAELTKRLSLAAGHAVFFGAGEFDEVSKIMGAVRVEAAKRAGHFEENVFRFCWIVDFPMFEKDEETGRIDFSHNPFSMPQGGMDALDHQDPLDILAWQYDIVCNGVELSSGAIRNHEPDIMLKAFGIAGYDEETVEREFAGMLRALRFGAPPHGGIAPGVDRIVMLLADEPNIRETIAFPLNGNAQDLMMGAPTELDETRLRELHLTVRKPQPK; this is encoded by the coding sequence ATGCATCGGTACAGGTCCCACACCTGCGGCGAGCTCCGCGCCTCTGACGTCGGCACCGACGTCCGGCTGAGTGGCTGGCTGCACAATCGGCGCGACCTGGGCGGCATCCTCTTCATCGATCTGCGCGATCACTACGGCATCACGCAGCTGGTCGCCCGCCCGGGCACGCCCGCCTACGAGGCCCTCGACAAGCTCACCAAGGAGTCGACGGTCCGTGTAGACGGCAAGGTTGTTTCACGTGGAACCGAGAACGTGAACCCGGACCTGCCCACCGGTGAGGTCGAGGTCGAGGTCGGCGAGGTCGAGCTGCTCGGTGCCGCCGCCCCGCTGCCGTTCACGATCAACACCGAGGACGGGGTCAACGAGGAGCGGCGCCTGGAGTACCGCTTCCTGGACCTGCGCCGCGAGCGCATGCACCGCAACATCATGCTGCGTACGGCGGTCATTTCCGCGATCCGGCACAAGATGGTGGCCCTCGGCTTCAACGAGATGGCGACCCCGATCCTGACGGCGACCTCTCCCGAGGGCGCCCGTGACTTCGTGGTCCCCTCCCGTCTGCACGCGGGCCGGTTCTACGCGCTGCCGCAGGCCCCGCAGCAGTTCAAGCAGCTGCTGATGATCTCGGGCTTCGACCGCTACTTCCAGATCGCGCCCTGCTTCCGTGACGAGGACGCGCGCGCGGACCGTTCGCCGGGCGAGTTCTACCAGCTCGACGTCGAGATGAGCTTCGTGGAGCAGGAGGACGTCTTCCAGCCGATCGAGAAGCTCATGACCGAGCTGTTCACGGAGTTCGGCGGCGGCCGGGAGGTCACCTCGCCGTTCCCGCGGATCCCGTTCCGTGAGGCGATGCTGAAGTACGGCTCCGACAAGCCGGACCTGCGCGCCCAGCTGGAGCTGGTCGACATCACCGACATCTTCGAGGGCTCGGAGTTCAAGGCGTTCGCCGGCAAGCACGTGCGCGCGCTTCCGGTGCCGGACGTCTCCGGCCAGCCCCGCAAGTTCTTCGACCAGCTCGGCGAGTACGCGGTGGAGCAGGGTGCGAAGGGCCTGGCCTGGGTGCGGGTCGCCGAGGACGGGTCGCTCACCGGCCCGATCGCGAAGTTCCTCACCGAGGAGAACGTCGCCGAGCTGACCAAGCGGCTGTCCCTGGCCGCCGGTCACGCCGTGTTCTTCGGCGCGGGCGAGTTCGACGAGGTCTCGAAGATCATGGGCGCGGTCCGTGTCGAGGCCGCCAAGCGTGCCGGGCACTTCGAGGAGAACGTCTTCCGGTTCTGCTGGATCGTCGACTTCCCGATGTTCGAGAAGGACGAGGAGACCGGGCGGATCGACTTCTCGCACAACCCGTTCTCGATGCCCCAGGGCGGCATGGACGCGCTGGACCACCAGGACCCGCTGGACATCCTGGCCTGGCAGTACGACATCGTCTGCAACGGCGTCGAGCTGTCCTCCGGCGCGATCCGGAACCACGAGCCGGACATCATGCTCAAGGCCTTCGGTATCGCGGGCTACGACGAGGAGACCGTCGAGCGCGAGTTCGCCGGCATGCTGCGCGCCCTGCGCTTCGGCGCCCCGCCGCACGGTGGCATCGCCCCCGGCGTCGACCGCATCGTGATGCTGCTCGCCGACGAGCCGAACATCCGCGAGACGATCGCCTTCCCGCTCAACGGCAACGCCCAGGACCTGATGATGGGCGCGCCGACGGAGCTGGACGAGACCCGGCTGAGGGAGCTGCACCTGACGGTGCGCAAGCCGCAGCCGAAGTAG
- a CDS encoding intradiol ring-cleavage dioxygenase: MTGNQTAEGPKHKRDLTRRKVVVAGGAAVVAVGAGSALAMTASADETGSTTARPTSSSGSSGAEVCYRLTSETTEGPYYIDADKIRRDITEDKEGIPLTLDLKVVDSETCKPIADAAVDIWHCDALGIYSGYEDASTGGGGTPPTGAPTGAPTDTPSGTPTGEPPSGAPTGGTGGVHEEPTDDERYLRGTWRTDRQGRVTFRTIFPGWYRGRCVHIHTKVHVDGEWTDAGYEGGHSCHTGQFFFDEESVLASAEVEPYSTSTTERTTLTEDTIYDQSGAAGGLLKLKYNRKNIAKGVVGSLTMGVDPEATNTGGGT, translated from the coding sequence ATGACGGGAAACCAGACGGCCGAAGGGCCGAAACACAAGCGGGATCTGACGCGCCGCAAGGTGGTCGTGGCGGGCGGCGCGGCGGTGGTCGCCGTGGGGGCCGGTAGCGCTCTGGCGATGACCGCCTCCGCGGACGAGACGGGCTCGACGACGGCGAGGCCCACGTCGAGTTCCGGGTCGAGCGGCGCGGAGGTCTGTTACCGGCTCACCTCGGAGACCACCGAGGGGCCCTACTACATCGACGCGGACAAGATCCGCCGGGACATCACCGAGGACAAGGAGGGTATTCCGCTCACCCTCGACCTCAAGGTCGTCGACTCCGAGACCTGCAAGCCGATCGCCGACGCGGCCGTCGACATCTGGCACTGCGACGCGCTCGGCATCTACTCCGGTTACGAGGACGCCTCGACCGGCGGTGGCGGCACGCCTCCCACCGGCGCGCCCACCGGCGCCCCCACGGACACCCCCTCCGGCACCCCGACCGGTGAGCCGCCGTCGGGCGCGCCGACCGGAGGGACCGGCGGGGTCCATGAGGAGCCCACCGACGACGAGCGGTATCTGCGCGGCACCTGGAGGACCGACCGGCAGGGCCGGGTCACCTTCAGGACGATCTTCCCGGGCTGGTACCGGGGCCGCTGCGTCCACATCCACACCAAGGTGCATGTGGACGGCGAGTGGACCGACGCCGGTTACGAGGGCGGGCACTCCTGCCACACCGGCCAGTTCTTCTTCGACGAGGAGTCCGTGCTGGCCTCCGCCGAGGTCGAGCCGTACTCCACCAGCACCACCGAGCGCACCACGCTCACCGAGGACACCATCTACGACCAGAGCGGCGCCGCGGGCGGTCTCCTGAAGCTGAAGTACAACCGGAAGAACATCGCCAAGGGGGTCGTCGGCTCCCTCACGATGGGTGTCGATCCCGAGGCGACCAACACCGGCGGCGGCACCTGA
- a CDS encoding MFS transporter: MSEVVIPDAERRAVTKFLRRMLPLLVLMLLVNQMDRTNVGFVQDELRADVGVSATAYGLGAGLFFIGYALFEVPSNMLLERFGARVWLTRIMITWGLVIVAMCFIHNVTMFYVLRFLLGVAEAGFFPGVLLYFTQWLPDSSRGRANAIFLGGSATAYIVTGPITGALLEMHGVGGFAGWRWMFVLEGVFSIVVGIVAGFFLVSRIEEAGWLTREEKDALASAVARDEEARTRAPKVSRLKLILHPQVALLTGVFFAMALTGYAITFWLPSLVDDIGGLSPFQVGLLSAIPWICAVIAMYTVSHYTDKAPDRRPYLAIALVLSAVGTFLATLGSPWFGLAALTLAAVGGKCAASLYWPMAQSGLDLKIAAPGLAVVNSIGNLGGFVSPFLFGYLQDTTGSTKGGLYTLSTASLLAVIGVIYIKNTRGKTGGLSRTATESGRRPVAS; the protein is encoded by the coding sequence ATGTCAGAAGTCGTGATACCAGACGCCGAACGCCGGGCCGTCACCAAGTTCCTGCGCCGCATGCTGCCGCTCCTCGTCCTGATGCTGCTGGTCAACCAGATGGACCGGACGAACGTCGGCTTCGTGCAGGACGAACTCAGGGCCGACGTCGGGGTGAGCGCCACCGCCTACGGCCTCGGCGCGGGCCTCTTCTTCATCGGCTACGCGCTGTTCGAGGTGCCCAGCAACATGCTCCTGGAGCGCTTCGGCGCCCGGGTGTGGCTGACCCGCATCATGATCACCTGGGGTCTGGTGATCGTGGCGATGTGCTTCATCCACAACGTCACGATGTTCTACGTCCTGCGCTTCCTGCTCGGTGTCGCGGAGGCGGGCTTCTTCCCCGGTGTGCTCCTCTACTTCACCCAGTGGCTGCCCGACTCCAGCCGCGGCCGGGCCAACGCGATCTTCCTCGGCGGCTCGGCCACGGCGTACATCGTGACGGGGCCCATCACCGGGGCGCTCCTCGAAATGCACGGCGTGGGCGGATTCGCCGGCTGGCGCTGGATGTTCGTGCTGGAGGGCGTCTTCTCGATCGTCGTCGGGATCGTCGCCGGGTTCTTCCTGGTCTCGCGCATCGAGGAGGCGGGCTGGCTCACGCGGGAGGAGAAGGACGCGCTGGCCTCGGCGGTCGCCCGGGACGAGGAGGCCCGCACCCGGGCGCCCAAGGTGTCCCGCCTCAAGCTCATCCTGCACCCGCAGGTCGCCCTGCTGACCGGTGTCTTCTTCGCGATGGCGCTCACCGGGTACGCGATCACCTTCTGGCTGCCGAGCCTGGTCGACGACATCGGCGGACTCTCGCCGTTCCAGGTCGGACTGCTCTCGGCCATCCCGTGGATCTGCGCGGTGATCGCGATGTACACGGTCAGCCACTACACCGACAAGGCCCCCGACCGCCGCCCCTACCTCGCGATCGCCCTGGTCCTGTCGGCCGTCGGCACCTTCCTGGCCACCCTGGGCTCCCCCTGGTTCGGCCTCGCCGCGCTCACCCTCGCCGCCGTCGGCGGGAAGTGCGCGGCCTCCCTGTACTGGCCGATGGCCCAGTCCGGCCTCGACCTCAAGATCGCCGCGCCGGGGCTGGCCGTGGTCAACTCCATAGGAAACCTGGGCGGTTTCGTCTCCCCCTTCCTCTTCGGCTACCTCCAGGACACGACCGGCAGCACCAAGGGGGGCCTGTACACCCTCTCCACCGCCTCGCTGCTCGCCGTCATCGGCGTGATCTACATCAAGAACACCCGCGGAAAGACCGGCGGCCTGTCCCGGACCGCCACGGAGAGCGGCCGGCGGCCGGTGGCCTCCTGA
- a CDS encoding VCBS repeat-containing protein: MPLVSPLRLPQRTVTAPESGSYGSVEYNRNTPSVESVALGDFDRQGVPDPAVVTTRLDGLSGGQVYADPLIGNELQQGNGLIAAVGDINGDGYHDLVAGDPDEPDADGTDGALGGRVLIWHGSRNGVLTDAKPVQITQNTAGVPGASEKGDDFGAAPAVTDLNRDGLADIVVGSPYEDLAKADAGQVTVVPGRRSGALGTGATVSAGDVNKDGRPELFVGAAGENNYTGAVGDLPPDRHGQPPVHGRLGRAHAGRQHAHRRQRPPLDRPTDRAASAQEATGRRPLSVAVRDRPPVFPRVFLM, from the coding sequence GTGCCGCTGGTCAGCCCGCTCCGGCTGCCCCAGAGGACCGTCACCGCACCGGAGTCCGGCTCCTACGGTTCCGTCGAGTACAACCGGAACACCCCCTCCGTGGAGTCCGTCGCGCTGGGCGACTTCGACCGCCAGGGCGTCCCCGATCCCGCCGTCGTCACCACCCGTCTCGACGGACTGAGCGGCGGCCAGGTCTACGCGGATCCCCTCATCGGCAACGAACTCCAGCAGGGCAACGGCCTGATCGCGGCCGTCGGCGACATCAACGGCGACGGATACCACGACCTCGTGGCAGGCGACCCCGACGAGCCCGACGCCGACGGGACGGACGGCGCGCTGGGAGGCCGTGTCCTCATCTGGCACGGCTCGAGGAACGGCGTCCTGACCGACGCGAAGCCCGTGCAGATCACCCAGAACACCGCGGGCGTCCCGGGTGCGAGCGAGAAGGGCGACGACTTCGGCGCCGCGCCGGCCGTGACGGACCTGAACCGGGACGGCCTCGCCGACATCGTGGTGGGCTCCCCGTACGAGGACCTCGCCAAGGCCGATGCCGGCCAGGTGACCGTCGTCCCGGGCCGCCGCTCGGGCGCCCTCGGTACCGGCGCGACGGTCTCGGCCGGGGACGTGAATAAGGACGGCCGGCCCGAGCTGTTCGTCGGCGCGGCCGGTGAGAACAACTACACCGGCGCGGTGGGGGACCTCCCGCCCGACCGCCACGGGCAGCCGCCTGTTCACGGCCGCCTCGGTCGGGCTCACGCAGGCCGACAGCACGCTCATCGGCGGCAACGGCCTCCTCTGGATCGTCCGACGGACCGCGCCGCCTCCGCTCAGGAGGCCACCGGCCGCCGGCCGCTCTCCGTGGCGGTCCGGGACAGGCCGCCGGTCTTTCCGCGGGTGTTCTTGATGTAG
- a CDS encoding SAM-dependent methyltransferase → MTEPAAAVLARFSEQVLGLPLPVGIRLWDGSTAGPKDGPAFVLHNREALRRLLWRPGELGLARAWVAGDLEVDGDLYELLKRISTLLWEREESGSRTAALRGALSVLTTPGSLRTVSRTLGLAGVVLPPAPPAEEVVRRRGPAHSMRRDKAAISHHYDVGNDFYALVLGPSLVYSCAYWQGDPSSGSDNTLEQAQEAKLDLVCHKLALRKGQRLLDVGCGWGSMAMHAAERYGVQVVGVTISDEQAALARERVAAAGLEHLVEIRVQDYRQIDDSPFDAISSIGMAEHVGGKRYREYVDILHQLLKPGGRLLNHQIARRPVRDEGKYRMDPFIDRYVFPDGELAPMGSTVSLLEEAGFEVRDVESLREHYALTLREWVASLEAHWDEAVKLTSPGRARVWRLYMAASAVGFETNTMGVNQVLAVRTGGDGRSGMPLRRDFVGASASTSTSALA, encoded by the coding sequence ATGACCGAACCAGCCGCAGCAGTTCTGGCCCGCTTCAGTGAACAAGTACTGGGTCTCCCCCTGCCCGTGGGAATCCGCCTCTGGGACGGCAGCACGGCCGGCCCCAAGGACGGGCCGGCCTTCGTCCTGCACAACCGCGAAGCCCTGCGGCGCCTGCTGTGGCGGCCCGGCGAGCTGGGGCTTGCCCGCGCCTGGGTGGCCGGAGACCTCGAAGTCGACGGCGACCTGTACGAGTTGCTGAAACGCATCTCGACGCTGCTGTGGGAACGGGAGGAGTCCGGCAGCCGCACGGCGGCGCTCCGCGGAGCGCTGAGCGTGCTGACCACACCCGGCAGCCTGCGTACCGTGAGCCGGACGCTCGGCCTCGCGGGTGTCGTGCTCCCGCCGGCACCGCCGGCCGAGGAGGTGGTGCGCCGTCGCGGTCCCGCGCACAGCATGCGCCGTGACAAGGCGGCCATCAGCCACCACTACGACGTGGGCAACGACTTCTACGCCCTGGTCCTGGGCCCCTCGCTCGTCTACTCCTGTGCCTACTGGCAGGGCGACCCGTCCTCCGGCTCCGACAACACTCTGGAGCAGGCCCAGGAGGCCAAACTGGACCTGGTCTGCCACAAGCTCGCTCTGCGCAAGGGGCAGCGGCTGCTGGACGTGGGCTGCGGCTGGGGCTCGATGGCCATGCACGCGGCCGAACGCTACGGCGTACAGGTCGTAGGGGTCACCATCTCGGACGAGCAGGCGGCACTGGCTCGCGAGCGTGTTGCCGCGGCGGGGCTTGAGCACCTGGTGGAGATCAGGGTGCAGGACTACCGCCAGATCGACGACTCTCCCTTCGACGCGATCTCCTCGATCGGTATGGCCGAGCACGTGGGCGGGAAGCGGTACCGAGAGTACGTGGACATCCTGCATCAACTGCTGAAGCCCGGCGGGAGGTTGCTCAACCACCAGATAGCGCGGCGTCCTGTGCGGGACGAAGGGAAGTACCGGATGGACCCCTTCATCGACCGGTACGTCTTCCCCGACGGCGAGCTGGCTCCCATGGGCTCCACCGTGTCGCTGCTGGAGGAAGCGGGCTTCGAGGTGCGCGACGTCGAGTCCCTGCGCGAGCACTATGCCCTCACGCTACGTGAGTGGGTGGCCAGCCTCGAAGCGCACTGGGACGAGGCGGTCAAGCTGACCTCGCCCGGGCGGGCGCGGGTATGGCGCCTGTATATGGCGGCGTCGGCGGTCGGGTTCGAGACCAACACGATGGGCGTCAACCAGGTGCTGGCGGTCAGGACCGGCGGTGACGGCCGGTCCGGCATGCCGTTGCGCAGGGACTTCGTGGGGGCCTCGGCCTCGACCTCGACCTCGGCGCTCGCCTGA
- a CDS encoding SGNH/GDSL hydrolase family protein — protein sequence MRYLQRFGPGLAISAAAIALSTPGPAIADEATNGKDATYYISLGDSLTTGYQPDVDKDTDLAYTDDLYAQLKQRTPGLKHIRLGCTAETTESLIKGGKCDYPNAKSQLDAALQALAQHRGKVAYVTLSVGANDILLNCVGPAGTLDGACLNSRSQTMAKNLAQIAGALREAGTENTQFVGSNYHNPFLGAWLQGAGGQQAAKESAPLVKAANTGITQVFKSTGFKVADVAGAFSSDDFTTQVNVPGAGEAPVSVAKICQLTWACTMKDPHPNADGHKVIAGAFAAQLADTDVPGASPSPTPTPDDSATPEPGTSTGSGSGTGSDTGANQPSTNGDLAETGASSSTPVLAGAGLAVVAAGSAAVYFARRRRTTNES from the coding sequence ATGAGATACCTCCAGCGTTTCGGCCCCGGACTGGCCATCTCTGCTGCGGCGATCGCGTTGAGCACGCCCGGACCGGCCATCGCCGACGAGGCGACCAACGGCAAGGACGCCACGTACTACATCTCGCTCGGCGACTCCCTGACCACGGGCTACCAGCCGGACGTCGACAAGGACACCGACCTCGCCTACACCGACGATCTCTACGCGCAGCTCAAGCAGCGCACCCCCGGACTGAAGCACATACGCCTCGGCTGCACCGCTGAGACCACCGAGTCTCTGATCAAGGGCGGCAAGTGCGACTACCCGAACGCCAAGTCCCAACTGGACGCCGCCCTGCAGGCCTTGGCCCAGCACCGCGGCAAGGTCGCCTACGTGACCCTCAGCGTGGGCGCGAACGACATCCTCCTCAACTGCGTCGGCCCGGCCGGCACCCTCGACGGGGCGTGCCTGAACAGCCGGAGCCAGACCATGGCGAAGAACCTCGCCCAGATCGCGGGCGCGCTCCGCGAGGCGGGCACGGAGAACACGCAGTTCGTGGGCTCGAATTACCACAACCCGTTCCTGGGGGCCTGGCTTCAGGGCGCCGGGGGGCAGCAGGCCGCCAAGGAGTCGGCACCCCTGGTCAAGGCCGCCAACACGGGGATCACCCAGGTGTTCAAGTCCACCGGCTTCAAGGTGGCGGACGTGGCCGGGGCCTTCTCCTCGGACGACTTCACCACGCAGGTGAACGTGCCCGGCGCGGGCGAGGCGCCGGTGAGCGTGGCCAAGATCTGCCAGCTGACCTGGGCGTGCACGATGAAGGACCCCCACCCCAACGCCGACGGCCACAAGGTGATCGCCGGCGCCTTCGCGGCGCAGCTCGCCGACACCGACGTGCCCGGTGCGAGTCCGTCCCCTACCCCCACCCCTGACGACTCGGCCACGCCCGAGCCCGGCACCAGCACGGGCAGCGGCAGCGGCACCGGCAGCGACACGGGGGCGAACCAGCCGTCCACGAACGGAGACCTCGCCGAAACCGGCGCGTCGAGCAGCACCCCCGTCCTCGCGGGTGCCGGTCTCGCCGTCGTGGCGGCCGGCAGCGCCGCGGTCTACTTCGCGCGCAGGCGCCGTACGACAAACGAGAGCTGA